The proteins below are encoded in one region of Malaclemys terrapin pileata isolate rMalTer1 chromosome 8, rMalTer1.hap1, whole genome shotgun sequence:
- the LOC128842324 gene encoding alpha-2Db adrenergic receptor-like — protein MEGPAWPGNVAGMEKVSAPAAPLNASGNDSRGQPGAAPHSPLASALILLAVLSIILATLLGNTLVVVAVFTSRALKAPQNLFLVSLASADILVATLIIPFSLANELLGSWGFGSLWCSFYLALDVLFCTSSILHLCAISLDRYWAVTRATRFNLQRSPGRVKVTIGAVWAIAGLVSVPALFTAQTQARECLLNNNTWYVLASCTASFFAPCFIMLAVYCRIYRITKHRCSGTVSARPGMAQRPSRASSCLPTATWSSAEQDTSTEQGSQCAHKLGSAPLCRQWPEEENNGATASPRRLRRPSWALARGPQRWSEQQSMSISRRRLVQARERRFTFVLAVVISAFVLCWFPFFFTYSLESLCGDRCHISKLLFSVFFWIGYCNSCLNPVIYTVFNRDFRRAFRRLLSKAPRCHRPGLDPGTAPPLGQTPARPLRHCPLLG, from the coding sequence ATGGAGGGTCCGGCCTGGCCTGGGAATGTAGCTGGGATGGAGAAGGTCAGCGCCCCCGCTGCTCCCCTCAACGCGTCTGGAAACGACAGCAGAGGGCAGCCAGGGGCGGCCCCACACTCCCCTCTGGCCTCGGCGCTCATCCTGCTAGCTGTGCTCTCCATCATCCTGGCCACGCTGCTGGGCAACACGCTGGTGGTGGTGGCTGTCTTCACCAGCCGGGCCCTCAAGGCCCCGCAGAACCTCTTCCTGGTGTCCCTGGCTTCAGCCGACATCCTCGTGGCCACCCTCATCATCCCCTTCTCCTTGGCCAATGAgctgctgggctcctggggcttcGGCAGCCTCTGGTGCAGCTTCTACCTGGCGCTGGACGTGCTCTTCTGCACCTCCTCCATTCTGCACCTGTGTGCCATCAGCCTGGACCGCTACTGGGCTGTCACCAGGGCCACCAGGTTCAACCTCCAGAGGAGCCCCGGGAGAGTCAAGGTCACGATCGGTGCCGTGTGGGCCATCGCTGGCCTGGTCTCCGTGCCGGCCCTGTTCACGGCCCAGACGCAGGCCAGGGAATGCCTGCTGAACAACAATACCTGGTACGTGCTGGCCTCCTGCACCGCCTCCTTCTTCGCCCCCTGCTTCATCATGCTCGCGGTGTACTGCAGGATTTATCGCATCACCAAGCACAGGTGCTCCGGCACCGTCTCCGCCAGGCCTGGCATGGCCCAGCGCCCCTCCCGCGCCAGCTCCTGCTTGCCCACTGCCACCTGGAGCTCTGCAGAGCAGGACAcaagcacagagcagggcagccaGTGTGCCCACAAGCTGGGGTCAGCTCCTCTCTGCAGgcagtggccagaggaggagaacAACGGCGCCACTGCCAGCCCGAGAAGGCTCAGGAGGCCTTCCTGGGCACTGGCTCGAGGCCCCCAGCGGTGGAGTGAGCAGCAGAGCATGTCCATCTCCAGGAGACGGCTGGTGCAGGCGCGGGAGCGCAGGTTCACGTTTGTCCTGGCCGTGGTGATCAGTGCCTTTGTCCTGTGCTGGTTCCCCTTCTTCTTCACCTACAGCCTGGAGTCGCTGTGCGGGGACCGCTGCCACATCTCCAAGCTCCTCTTCAGCGTCTTCTTCTGGATTGGCTACTGCAACAGCTGCCTCAACCCAGTCATCTACACCGTCTTCAACAGGGACTTCCGCAGAGCCTTCCGCAGGCTCCTCTCCAAGGCCCCGCGCTGCCACCGCCCTGGGCTGgaccctggcaccgctcccccACTAGGCCAGACCCCAGCAAGGCCCCTGCGCCACTGTCCCCTGCTGGGCTGA
- the F12 gene encoding coagulation factor XII, translating to MMSLLLLLVLLLSPGATVPDRHAKPPPRRKGQVTAAASGEPCHFPFRYKRKMQYSCLRGGPHGHRSWCATTENYDRDHKWTLCEEDKRVTDPCKPNPCENGGACKSSQDGYRCVCPARFHGRHCQKESCFEERLLVYFLEGEKWPRYRPPGVEECHCAAGKTVCRPAHGTACPTNPCLNGGHCMEVKREWVCSCQSGYVGPFCDIDRRQACYTGSGLLYRGMAHTTLSGAQCLPWDSDLLSHEFSTRSLRDALSLGLGGHTFCRNPDNDSRPWCYTLREEQLSWEFCSVPPCELHTAGAVDTAEPGGRPEAKPTTTSPSNSSAQTQSCGQRYKKSLSLRSRVVGGMLALPGSHPYLAALSLGEHFCGGTLIASCWVLTAAHCLRHRPSVSHISVRLGQTHYNRSTQGSAELRVQDYVLHENYSQATQSHDIALVHLKANATGRCAEFSHSISPACLPSALEPLNASRPCELAGWGHLYEGAEELSESLQEAVLPVIPHEQCRSPELHGARITADMLCAGYLEGGTDACQGDSGGPLVCEEQGRATLRGIVSWGVGCGEQDKPGVYTNVARYLAWIQGHTG from the exons ATGatgtccctgctgctgctgctggttctgCTGCTCAGCCCGGGGGCAACCGTCCCG GACCGGCATGCCAAGCCCCCGCCGAGGAGGAAGGGCCAGG TGACGGCAGCAGCCAGTGGGGAGCCCTGCCACTTCCCCTTCCGCTACAAGCGCAAGATGCAATATTCCTGCCTCCGGGGCGGCCCGCATGGCCACCGGTCCTG GTGCGCCACCACCGAGAACTACGACCGGGACCACAAGTGGACTCTCTGTGAGGAGGACAAGAGAGTGACAG ATCCCTGCAAGCCGAACCCCTGTGAGAACGGGGGTGCCTGCAAGAGCAGCCAGGATGGCTACCGCTGTGTCTGCCCTGCCCGCTTCCATGGCAGGCACTGCCAGAAAG AGAGCTGTTTTGAAGAGCGGCTGCTGGTGTATTTCCTTGAGGGAGAGAAGTGGCCGAGGTACCGGCCCCCCGGCGTGGAGGAGTGCCACTGTGCCGCCGGGAAGACTGTCTGCCGGCCAGCCCATGGCACGG CTTGTCCCACAAACCCCTGTCTGAACGGAGGGCACTGCATGGAAGTGAAGCGGGAGTGGGTCTGCAGCTGCCAGAGCGGCTACGTTGGGCCGTTCTGTGACATAG ACCGGAGGCAGGCCTGTTACACCGGGAGCGGGCTCCTGTATAGGGGCATGGCCCACACCACCCTCTCGGGGGCACAGTGCCTGCCCTGGGACTCTGACCTGCTGTCCCACGAGTTCTCCACCCGCTCCTTGCGCGACGCACTCAGCCTGGGCTTGGGCGGCCACACCTTCTGCAG GAACCCCGATAACGACAGCCGGCCCTGGTGCTACACGCtgagggaggagcagctcagttgGGAGTTCTGCAGCGTCCCCCCATGCGAGCTGCACACAGCGG GTGCTGTGGACACAGCGGAACCAGGGGGCCGGCCGGAGGCCAAGCCCACGACCACAAGCCCCAGCAACAGCTCTGCTCAGACTCAGAGCTGTGGGCAGCGGTACAAGAAGAGCCTGTCCCTGCGGAGCCGGGTTGTTGGTGGCATGCTGGCACTGCCCGGCTCCCATCCCTACCTGGCAGCCCTCTCCCTGGGGGAGCACTTCTGCGGGGGGACCCTCATTGCCTCCTGCTGGGTGCTGACAGCTGCGCACTGTCTGCGGCACAG GCCGAGCGTCTCCCACATCTCTGTCAGGCTGGGGCAGACCCACTATAACAGGAGCACACAGGGCTCCGCCGAGCTCCGTGTGCAGGACTACGTGCTCCATGAGAACTACTCCCAAGCCACCCAGAGCCACGACATCG CGTTGGTGCATTTGAAGGCAAATGCCACAGGCCGCTGTGCTGAGTTCTCCCACTCCATCTCGCCCGCCTGCCTGCCCAGCGCCTTGGAGCCTCTCAATGCCAGCAGGCCCTGCGAGCTCGCCGGCTGGGGGCACCTGTACGAAG GGGCTGAGGAGCTCTCTGAGTCCCTGCAGGAAGCTGTGCTCCCCGTTATCCCTCACGAGCAGTGCCGTTCCCCCGAGCTGCACGGGGCCAGGATCACCGCAGACATGCTGTGTGCCGGCTACCTGGAGGGGGGCACCGACGCCTGCCAG GGAGACTCTGGTGGGCCGTTGGTGTGTGAGGAGCAGGGCCGGGCCACGCTGCGCGGGATCGTCAGCTGGGGTGTGGGATGCGGAGAGCAGGACAAGCCCGGCGTCTACACCAACGTGGCCCGCTACCTCGCCTGGATACAGGGCCACACGGGCTAG